A region of the Salvelinus namaycush isolate Seneca chromosome 13, SaNama_1.0, whole genome shotgun sequence genome:
TAGTCATACAGCTTGACGATTCTGGGGTGGTCCAGCTGCTTGTGTATTCTGTACTCTCGACAGGCGTGTCTGCAACAAGGTGAGCGGTGTTACCATGGGCAACCAAATGAATGAATCAAGACAGTAGGGGCGCAGAGGTGGAGGTATGACTGATTGATTGGCTAACCCAGACACAAAGCTTACGGACTCGAACAACCAAAGTCTTAAAGCCAGCGAATTACACATAAAACTGTGCCATTGTTACAGTAATTCATAAAACTGACTCTGCTTTTCTAAAATTATCTAAAGCAGAGcaatgctttaaaaaaaacttaCTTTTCACAGTGTTGATGAACAGAACATGGCAAAAGTGGCAATTATTTAATGTTGAACATACTTGTGATAGTTCTCTTTTTTCTCCTCCCTCCAGTTCTTGTTGAGCTGGTGAATTTTCACAGCAGCATACCGTTGCTCAATCAAGTCAAACGCCTATAATAAACAAACAGAAAAGTTCTGACTGGTCTATTCAAACAAAGACTTGCAGAGGGAACTGATGACACATGAAAACTCCGATAGACTCACCTTGTAAACTTCACTAAAGCCTCCTCTTCCCAGAAGATGCAGGAGTAGATACCTCTCGTTCAAAGTCGGATGGTCTTTGAATCTTTagcaggagagagaaaaaagaagaaaaaggTAACCAACTCATTACAAACGAAGTCAAATGGTAGGACTTCCACCAACACAAAAACTAGTAATCCCTATAAAGACATTAAATCAGACCTTGTTACTGAAATGCTAGTAGTGAAAAACTGGCTCATTTTACCTCAAGTTGCAGAATGGAAAACTGACATCCAGAATGATTTGTAACATACTGTGAAAAACACCATGACATGGCCATTACTGCCTCACTGAACAATCTATGGTTGTCGTCACAGAGATTCATTCCAGTGATCAGACTCACTGTGAACTGTCCTCATTATTTATTCTCTTAAGTTCCCGAATGTGAAGGTTCCGTACTCTCTCCAAACGCTCCAACTCCGCCTGGATTTCAGCTTCTTCCTGTAATGATTCACACAAACAGACATAAAAAGGAACATCAGAGGACTGACTACAAGGAGAGGGGAGCACATCAAAACCCACTTCTACACCGAGGCTGACAAGTCATTTTAAAAACTAACGGTTGACGTGGTAGAAAGTCTGTCTAGGGAAATCCGTCTGATGCTTAATCCCTAGGAAAACTAATAATTCAATATACTATAAGGTTTGGAGAGAAACAAGTCAACAGAATCTCTAGGCAGTCAAACTAATAGTGGTTCTATATCAGGATGTCTTATCCCCATTTCATTGTCTTGATGAACAATGTGACATATGAAACAATGAAAGGTCAGCTCGTGTTGCCTGGCCCTGCCAGGTTGGGCATCTACACACTGACCTTTTTGAGATGCCCGAGTCGCAGTTTGTAAATCTCCTCCTGCTCATGGTACTCTGCTAGAGTCAACCTTTGGAATGAACCAACAAAATAAATGACTAATGAAGGCAACAGGATCAGGCATACATGTTCATAGATATCTAGCGTCTTGTGTGTTTAGGCTTAGCCACAAGTAAGGAGGACAAGGGCACTCACAGCTGAGGTAGGCTGGGCTTGAGAAAGGGATCGTTCTCCGCTCCGTTCACTGCCTTGGTTTTGCGTTGCTTTGGCTCAGAGTTTGTGGTTGGTGCTTGGGAGTTGCTGGAGGATGGGGGTTTCCTCTTTGCTAGGAGTTTTCTCTGCTTCTCGATTTCCTCCCTCTGTTGGTTTATCCACTCTTGCTGTCTGCAGATAACGTTATATGCAATCAATACCATTTCCGCTAAGCTTGTGTTTAACCCTGGCTAAGGCTTTAGAATAAAAAGGAAAATTATACATTTTAGTACTAATTCTACAGAAGTCTTTGATACCTGGTTGAAAGAGAAATACATGTAGCTTGCCAACCATACCATAGTTGAAAGTCAAGTTGACCTGGAGTCTAAGGTACTCACTTGACTAGGTTTTGGAAGGCAAAGCCATCTGTCCACTGCTCTGTGAAGGAGGCTCCATGTCGTACAGTGGTAAAATGGCCTAACCGTAGTCTGTCCTGCATACTCTTCTCCCGGCACGCCTGCTTTTCCTGGGTGCTCTAAGCAACATATACACAATGTCAAACATCACAGACTGATACGAAATACCAGATTACTCATACGGAAATGCAAAAGGACATGCCGGGCTTTAGACATTCCACTTTGAAGTGAAAGTACCTTTTCTATGAGCAACTTCTTGCTCATGGTGATGCATTTATTTAAGCGTTCTTTGTACTTTTCAAGTAATTTCTGTTGTTCATCTATCTGTCTCCTGAGATCACAGTTTGCCTACGGAGAAACACACATTAGGTTAATCATTACAATTCTAACACCTCGGACATCTAAACAGAATTAAGACTGTCAGTCTAGCATGGATAACATGCATTTTTGTATGTACTTGAGTCCACTGGCAGCACACCGAGCTGTGTTTTAATTGATCTGTGTTCAGTTGTGCCAGAGTAATATATCACTGACACTTAAAGTTCTTAAGTCCCTCATTGAGTTTATGCTGAGGTTTTGTTTGTGCTCATTAGACAGCTTTTCTTACCCTAAGCAAATCATCTATTCTGCCTTCTTTTTTCTCAAGGTCCAGGTTCTTGTTACTTTCAAGGGCAGCCAACTTGAGCCCCGTCAGGTCAGTCTGCAACAAAAACAAATAGAACAAATTCTTAAAATGCTCCAACACAATGTCAGTTATTCAAAAAGTGCTGAATACACATACTAATGGTTGTCATCCTCACCTGCACACATTTGACTGCTAACTGCTTAGGATGCATCACATGGTCCCCAAAAGACAGACTCGTAGGAGATGAGCTGTTTtgcataatctgaaacacaaggGACAACAATTGTTTGCATATCTAATTGTCCCATCAATATTACTTATAAACATTGACTGTTTAAAATAGGCCGGTCTGGCTCTGGGCTGTTCTGGCCTGGACAAGGATACTTACCTTCTGTTTCGAATGGCAACAAGCGGTAAATTAATTGAAGTGGATATAGGGTAACTTACACTGGAACCCTGCGCGGTGTGGGAATGTGAGTTCTGGGGTGAGCGGATCACTGGGGGGAGACCTCTCACAGGACTGGACCCGTTCCCTCCTTGGAACTGGAGAAAGAGAGGCCACCAGTGTGAGTGCCATCATTGCCTGCCACTTGGCAAAAACAGAGGCACAGAAAGCCTCCTTTATGTTAGGTTCTGTTTACTGCCTCTGAGTGAAATGGAGCTTCATTGATATTCTCCAAAACAGAACACCTCTCAGATGAACACCAAACGTGGTGCTCCAGCACACAGGGACATTAAGAGTAGAacttaaaatttaaaaaacatttagcATGCTCCCAACTCATGTAACTTACATCAAAATAATCACTAATTTTGGGTCCTCGCACGATAGACTTCCCTGTGAGAGAGAAAATACATTTACCATCGACTTTCATTTATAAATTATGGCCATCATACAGCAGTGACTATATGTACCCGGAGTATAACAGAAACAGCTTAAGGGAAGTTACCTTGGCTGCTCTCTGATTGGATATCAGGTTTCCTTTTTCTTCCTCTGGATGATTCAGAGTGTTTCTTTTCAGGAGTCTGTCCAAAAAAAACTGATTTTAACCAATAACCACCATCATCTGGTAGGTTGTACAAGTACAGTTACTTTGATTCCTTGAAATGTCAAGATGAGGATGTAATGACTGTTTTGAAAAACAAAAGCGTTGTGAatatactgtagcagcagcaAAATGCCTAACCTACAGCCTGCTAGGGAGTTCCTGAATGTAGGTGAACTGACCGACCACTGCTGTCTACCGCCCAGCAGATGACAAATGAAGGGGAACATAGCCTAGTATTCCAAATACAATGGCGTACCTACCGAATATGCAGGAGAGCTCCCCCTTTTCACATCGGAGCTCTGCAAACACAAGAGGGGTACAGAGAATGAGTTCAATGTAATGAAATACATAACTAATATCGTTTATAATTAGCCTGTTTTGACAGATTCATTGTATTGGAAACCTTAATAAGACTGTAATGAAATAATTTCAACAGTTGAAAGAGGATGTTTATCTACGGCCAATGCAGCCCGTTGCCAGTTTTGGGCCACAGGCTGTGAGAAATAAAGATTAGAAAAGCGACTACAGCAGGTAACTGTGGCACAAAGATTAACTagccttttctttttttttctccccaatttcgtggtatgcaattgttagtagttactgtcttgtctcatcgctacaactcccgtacgggctcgagagagacgaaggtcgagagccatgcgtcctccgaaacacaacccaaccgcactgcttaacacagcgtgcatccaacccggaagccagccgcaccaatatgtcggaggaaacaccgcaacacctagcgacctggtcagcgtgcactgcgcccggcccgccacaggagtcgctagtgcacgatgagacaaggatatccctaccggccaaaccgtccctaacccggacgacgctaggccaattgtgcgtcaccccatggacctcccggtcgcggccggccgcgacagagcctgggctcgaatccagagtctctggtggcatagctagcactacgatgcagtgccttagcctcccgggtggcgcagtggtctaagtagCCTTTTCTAATGTCTGATTCAAATCTCAATGACAGAGTATACACACACTGCCAAATTctgatcttttgaccaatcacagatctttttcagaactgatttgattggtcaaaagaccaattagttaaATAGCCTGCCTGTGTAAACGAAGCCTTCAGGAAATAAACTTATGAGGAAAAAAAACAAGCTCTCCCAATAACAAGGAATAATCATGATCAACTAATTTAATTAATTACCAACCAACAAGATAACATGAGGATTTTTTCTGCCCTACAAAAGAAAAACATTAAAATGCTTAAACTGAGAAAACCCAAACTAAATCAAAAAGGAGTAGCCCACTTCAACCGTGACATTTATGCAAAACCCCAGGACCAGGACAGAGCCTTGTGCAGAGAATCTTCTGACAGGTGCTAGTCTGATTGAGTGTGTCAACAGTGCATCATTAGGGAGTGTATGACGTATGGTAGCATCTGTGTGGGTGACATCTGTGCAGATTCAGCAGCAGAGGAGGCCAGAGAGGATTTATtctgcctcctctccacccctAGATCATGCTCACACATAGGCCTCCATCAGTGACTTATTAACCCAGTCAAACTGTACAGAAGGGAAGGGAGCAGACAGTCACCTGCACAGTCGGGTTGCTAGTATACGCACACACTCCACTGCAGTGGTTCAGGCTTCTTTATTCCACACAATGTTGGAGCCCACCACCCCACACAAACAGGCTGCGACACTGGATCCCCTCCCAAGTTGGAAGCCATTTGTGTTTTGCCTTCATTAGCGTAGAGCTGTGCTGCCAAACACAGGAAAACAGCGTGGAGGGAGGTACAGACGCAGCATGACgcctgtgatcaggctgccctgGCACAGACCGTGTTTGTACAGAGAGGCATGATGCGTCACAAGAAGGCAGTTTAATTACAACAAGATTCCGCACATTTTTATTCTCTCTAGAGCTAGCTCCATCTTAGGTTGCGTCTGACATTTTCACCAGTGACAGAGGATCATGAGGGTCCAGCTTCTCTCCCTCTGTGGGATCTCCCTGCTCACACCAACCAGCCCACATCTAACATCCAATCAAAACATAGGTTTAATCCAAACAAAGGATGGAATGtcaaagacaaaaaaaaacagaaaagccTTGGAAACCAGTTATATTGTCTGACAAGAGCCTGTTCAAACAAACATGTACATTGATTCATTATATAATGTTTAATTACAACTGTAAGAACACCATGTTAAGAAACATACCTCAGACTCTTTGTCACTGGAGGACCCCAGGCTTCCAAAACTTTGATTTGAAGAGTCATTGTTCATCATGCCCTGAAAATCAAAAACAGAAGTACGTCATAACATTCTTCTGAAAAGAAACCATGACAACTATTTACTTTATTTTTGTTACACAAAATAAGCCTAACAGACAAATAGACTAGCTGAAAACATGCAGCCAAGTGTATGGGGATCAGGGGTTTGAGGCAAGTGCACACACTTTGGTTCCCCCGCTGGTGCTGCCAGTGCTGCCCCCGGTACTGCCCCCAGTGCCAGTGACCGTGCCCATGAAGCGAGCCTCCAGCAGCTCCTGTCTCCGGGGGTCCAGGCTGTGCAGCTCCTCCATGGTGCCTGGAAGAGAAGAGAAACACCGTCACAGAATATTAACCACTTATTGCCTACTCCTCCTTACATCCTCACATTCCTCAGTCATCGCTGCAGAGTAGACCTGACT
Encoded here:
- the LOC120058243 gene encoding serine/threonine-protein kinase tousled-like 1-B, translated to MSVQSNSGSLEGTPSWSQISTSLSQQHITAGVKAKGGTMEELHSLDPRRQELLEARFMGTVTGTGGSTGGSTGSTSGGTKGMMNNDSSNQSFGSLGSSSDKESESSDVKRGSSPAYSTPEKKHSESSRGRKRKPDIQSESSQGKSIVRGPKISDYFDFQGGNGSSPVRGLPPVIRSPQNSHSHTAQGSSIMQNSSSPTSLSFGDHVMHPKQLAVKCVQTDLTGLKLAALESNKNLDLEKKEGRIDDLLRANCDLRRQIDEQQKLLEKYKERLNKCITMSKKLLIEKSTQEKQACREKSMQDRLRLGHFTTVRHGASFTEQWTDGFAFQNLVKQQEWINQQREEIEKQRKLLAKRKPPSSSNSQAPTTNSEPKQRKTKAVNGAENDPFLKPSLPQLLTLAEYHEQEEIYKLRLGHLKKEEAEIQAELERLERVRNLHIRELKRINNEDSSQFKDHPTLNERYLLLHLLGRGGFSEVYKAFDLIEQRYAAVKIHQLNKNWREEKKENYHKHACREYRIHKQLDHPRIVKLYDYFSLDTDTFCTVLEYCEGNDLDFYLKQHKLMSEKEARSIVMQIVNALRYLNEIKPPIIHYDLKPGNILLVDGTACGEIKITDFGLSKIMDDDSYGADGMDLTSQGAGTYWYLPPECFVVGKEPPKISNKVDVWSVGIIFFQCLYGRKPFGHNQSQQDILQENTILKATEVQFPVKPVASNEAKAFIKRCLAYRKEDRFDVHQLGRDSYLLPHMRRSSSSGNLQLGAGGSGPASSSIISY